Genomic segment of bacterium:
GAGATACCAGCAGTCAGTGCGATACTCAACCCAAGAATTATTGCGAAAAAGAATTTCATTGCAACTACTCCCGAACTTTTGCTTTCCATTCATTGCTGAGTTTTTCCGCTGCTTTCAATTGCTCCGCCGAAAGCTCTTTCGCTAGTTTTTCCAAGTGTTCGGTCATTCCCTTTTTCTGGGTCGGATGCTCAGCAAAACCGGCAGAAGCAGACATTAAAGCATACGCTTGCACCAAATCTTTCTTTACCCCTTTTCCATCCTGAAAGCACTGACCATATCCCCACATCATTTCCCAACTTCCGAGCTCACAACCTTTCTGAAACCACTTTATCGCTTCCGCTTCAAATTTGGGAACGCCCATCCCCATCGCATACATCATGGCGAGGTGTTGAATCGCTTCGAGGTGGTTGAGTTCAGCAGCCTGCTTGTACCACTTCACTGCCTCTTCCGGGTTGGCCTGCAAGCTGCTATCGATCCGGGCACCTGCTTGATAGATTAAACCAAGACTTGTCATGCAATCGGCATTTTTCAAGAGAGCACCCTTCTCGAAGTATTTGATTGCGGTTGGGAAATCCTTCTTAACACCCATCTCATTCATATAAGCAACGCCGAGATCATAAAACGCTTCTCCTTTGCCATTCTCG
This window contains:
- a CDS encoding sel1 repeat family protein; its protein translation is YMAVYAGNIFEKTPIDEVKALAEKGDATAMLEYGERLFQGNGVEENTEEGLKWIIKAGENGKGEAFYDLGVAYMNEMGVKKDFPTAIKYFEKGALLKNADCMTSLGLIYQAGARIDSSLQANPEEAVKWYKQAAELNHLEAIQHLAMMYAMGMGVPKFEAEAIKWFQKGCELGSWEMMWGYGQCFQDGKGVKKDLVQAYALMSASAGFAEHPTQKKGMTEHLEKLAKELSAEQLKAAEKLSNEWKAKVRE